The following DNA comes from Halorhabdus tiamatea SARL4B.
CGGCCCTCGCCGCAGCACACGATCGCGGCGTGTTCGTCCTGTTGCTCGTCGGCGGCACTGACGACGAGGCGGTGGCGGAGCGTGAGTTCGCGGCCGTCGCGGACGTCGTCCGGCACTGGGAGGCGCACCCGCAGTTCATGTACGTCGTCGACGACGCCGACGCGATGATCGGCGACAGCGCGATCGTCGATCGTGGCCACTCCGACGAACACGCCGTCTACGTGGCCGAGCGCAACCTCGCCGGCTCGATCTTCAGCGCCTTCCTGGGGGCGTACTGGCCCGCCTCGACGGAGCTGTTCGTCGCCGACCCGAGTCCGCTCCCCCGGACGTTCACGTGGTTCCGGGAGGCGGCCTTCCAGGCGGCCGTCCACGACCGCGCGGGGACTGCCCTCCACGCAGCGGTCGAGACCGCCGACGGCGAGCACCTCGCCGGCCCCGTGACGGCGATCAACCAGCAGTTCGTCGACCCGCCGAGCGGGGCGTTTCCCCTGCAGCACAGCCTCGTCGTCGCGACGGACGAGGGCGAGGTGAGCCTCGGGGGCCGAGGGTCGTTCCTGGAAGACCACGAGGTCGCCTCGATCACCCTCACGCCCGAGCGCTGAGACACGCGAAACCCACGAGACCACTACCCTACCATGACACCCACCCACGACGACCGACCCGACGCACTGGCCGACAGACACGTGCCGGACTTCGATCCGGTCGCCGCCGACGACGCGACGGTCACGGGCCCGAACGTCCGCATCACGGTCCTCTCGGCCCGCGTCCTCCGACTGGAATACGATCCGACGGAGACCTTCGAGGACCGCCCGAGCCAGCTGGTGTGGTATCGCGACCGGCCGGTCCCGGACTTCGCGGTCACCCGAGGCGACGACCGACTCGTCGTCGAGACCGACGCACTCACGCTCGAATACGACCACGGGATCGAGGCGGCGTTCACCGCCGAGACGCTGTCGATCGAACTCGAAGACGGCACCGTCTGGACTTACGGCGACGAGAAC
Coding sequences within:
- a CDS encoding TrmB family transcriptional regulator — encoded protein: MTDNSQGEDANVREELAVFGLSETEIETYLAVLSGNETTREIAERADVTQRAVYDLAERLADRGLVRVDEHASPTTIRAVPPGKAIERLSERLESVRPTLEDVYTETSVDQPEIQVVRSRATAIDRLREGIEAAEREIAVAIPADAYPEIESALAAAHDRGVFVLLLVGGTDDEAVAEREFAAVADVVRHWEAHPQFMYVVDDADAMIGDSAIVDRGHSDEHAVYVAERNLAGSIFSAFLGAYWPASTELFVADPSPLPRTFTWFREAAFQAAVHDRAGTALHAAVETADGEHLAGPVTAINQQFVDPPSGAFPLQHSLVVATDEGEVSLGGRGSFLEDHEVASITLTPER